AGGAGCAGGCGAACCGGATACTCAAGGACCGTTACGGGAGACAGGTCCGTATATCGACGTGGACGGAAGTAGTTCCGGTAGACGTAGATGAGATGGGAGCCGACGATCATCAGCGCGGTGCCGAACACGGCTGGCTCTCGAAACGCCGAGAGCCACGCCGGGAAGGTGTCGTGTGCCTCGTGTCCGCCGACGAGTGTGTCACCGATTGCGACGAAGAGAACGCCGGCGACCAGCAACGACGGCACGATCACGCGTAGACTACGCAGATAGACCGGCGGTAATGGTCCGGGGAGTGGAACCGTTGGCAGACTACTCAGATAGCCATCGTCGGACCCAACGACGATAGGGGTGACGTCCTGATCCTCGGTCTTCATCTCCTGCTGGGCGAACAGCGCACAGCCACAGTAGACGACGACCAGCGTTAGTATCTCGAACAGGTACAGTACGAAGACGAGCGTATGCAACAGGTCGAACCAGACGATTCCCACGATCGGCAACGCGTTTCCGACGAGTATTGGAGCGAACTCCCGAAGATCATCCTCGGTCGCTCGTCGCCGGTCAATCATCGCTCAGTCGAGCGGAGGGACGACCTTCATATCAATCTTCCGAACGATAGTCGAAACACGATCCACCGAGCGACTGGATGTTTACGTAACAAGATGAGAGAAAAAGGCGTGAGACCGCTAATCAAGCAGTGTGCGTGCCGTCCCGTCGATCCGCGCGTTAGGCGCGTAACCGATATCACTCGAACGTGCGATGGGCTGGGCAAATCCAACGAGGTATAGCGATTCACCACAGTCGGGCGATTAGAAGAGGCCGAGCACGCCGAACAGCAGATCACCGTAGAGCACCGCGAGCAGCATGCCGAGGAAGATCGGCACCAGAAACGGCGTCCCGGGTGAGATCCAGACCGTCTCCTTCGTGGTGATCGTCTCGAGTCCGGCGCGCAGTTGGTCAGGCGTCGTACCGTAGGCCGTCCCCTCGATATCCTCGAGGAAGGACTCGGCTCCCCAGGGGTCGTCCGTAGTCGCCCCGGACGGCACGTCTTCGTTCGGTTCAGGTGGGGAACGCTCAGTAGCGTCGCCGTCCCCCGTCTCAGGTGCCGCCGCACTGACACCGCCGTCCGTCTCGACCGCCACAGCACCGTCAGTCGGCGGATTCGGCTCCGCGGGAAGCGTCGCAGGGTCGCGATAGTGTTCGGGGTCCGTACGAAGCTTCTCGAGTGTGCACCCTCGCCAGCGGAGGTACATCCGCAGGGCGTCGAGGTCGAGCCCGCGGCTGGTGGTGCCGTTTGGTTCTTCCATCAACCAGCCGGGCGTCTCGGGGAGCCGCTCCCAGGCAATTGGCCAGCCGAGGAACATCTCTCGCCGAATCCGACCCGATGCGGCGTTTCGGATCGCCAGCAGGAGCGGAATCGCGAGCGCGACGATGACGGCGTTCGTCAGAATCGTGAACGAGAACGTCCCGATCGGTGTCTCGACGAGCGGGAACGACCACGAGCCGATCGTATACGACGGCAGCGTCGGGAACAGCAGGGCGAGCACGAGCAATGCCTTCGCGTCGGCACCGCCGAAGCCGCCGAACCACCAGAAGAGATACGCGATCGGGACGACGAGCCCCAGGCTCACCGTCGCCGGCACGACGAACTCGTAGATGAACTGGTGGGACCAGCCGACAGCACCTGCGTGCCAGGCGAGCCAGCCGTCCCAGACGAGCAAGATCGCGCCGAGAACGGTGAGCGGAATCCAGACGGTACTCGAGACACGCCTCGTTTTGATGTCGCGAACGGCGGTCCAGGCGAAGACGGGGAGGGCGAGGAGCCGAAGGAGATCGGGCCCCGTCGCCGAGATGAACGCGAGTGACACGGTCGATGGTGGGTGTGGACGGCGCGGTACCGTTATGGTTTCGGCCTCCGGGAGCTACGCTCGGTGGTCGCCGCGGACACGACTGGGTGAGTCGCAAGTGTAGGCGGCTGCCAGCGTGTTGCGTCAGCGATCGTGGCAAAACGGACACAGTGCAGAAGGACTTTCCCTCCAGCCTCCGCACTAGTGGCGTAGATGACGTACGTCCGTATTGCCGTCCTGAACGCGGCTCACGAGGACGCGAACACGACGCGAAACTTCCGGCGCGAACTCGACGCCTCCCTGGCCGAGTTCGACGTTACGGAAGGCGAGCTTCCGACGCACTTCGAGTTCGACGCACTCGTCGTCACGGGCTCGCGATCGTCTGTGTACTGGGATGAGGAGTGGATCGATGCCACGAAGGAGTGGGTGAGCGAGGCGCTCAGTCGAAACCTGCCCGCGCTTGGTATCTGTTGGGGGCACCAGCTACTGGCCGACGTGCTCGGCGGTACCGTCGAGGATATGGGGTCCTACGAGGTGGGCTACAGCGAAATCGAACACCACGGCAACTCACGGCTGTTCGAGGGCATCTCCCAGTCGTTCACGGCCTTCACCAGCCACGCCGACGAAGTCTCGGCACTCCCGCCCGGTGCGACGCCGCTCGCCGAGAACCACTACTCGAACCACGGCTTCCGCAAGGACCGCGTCTTCGGCGTCCAGTTCCACCCCGAGTACGACCAGAAAACCGCTCGCGAACTCGTCCGTCGCAAGGAGTTAGACGACGAGCGACGCGACGCCGTCCTCGCGGAGATCACCGACGAGAACTACGAAGCCGCCTGCGAGGCGAAACTCGTCTTCGAGAACTTCGTCGAGTACGTCCGCGAGCTGACCGCTGAAGAATCGCAGACACCGAGTGCAACGAACGACGACGGAGACAGCTCAGAACCGGTCGGACACTCCGACTAACTCCAGACCGCACGGCAGACCACACGGAGCAGTCCGCCACGGCCGAGAGAGGCGACGACGGCGTGAGCGACTACCGACGAAGCTGCCGCCACCAATTTTCGACCCAGCGACGAACGCGAGTCACTCGAGTACGTCCACGCCTGATTCCAGTCCCCAGCTGTTTGAGCACTGATCCGCTGCCTGCTGTGCGCTGTTTCGTGGTCCCAACCCCACACCCATCCTCATCTCTGTCCTCCGCTGCCTCCTGCTGCGCCTCGAGCAGCCGCTCGTACTGCGTGATGAGTTCCTGTTGCTGGTCGGTGCGCGACTCGAGTTCGGTCTGCAGTGCAGCGATCTGTGCGCGGAGGCGAGTGCGTTCGATCCGGGCGGGCGTTAGTCGTGTCGCGCTTGTTCCGGCGAATCTCGCAGTGATCGGTGACGAAGCCTGGGCGGAAGGGTGTGGGTGGGGGTGGAGGTTGGGGTTGGGGTGTGGGTGGGTGTCTGTGCAGGCGGTGCGAGTCGCTCTCGTGGCGTCGGTTCCAGTGTCGGTGTCCGTGTGGGTTGGAGTCTCAGTAGCAGAATCGGTATTGGTAGCCGCCTCAGCGACGGCGGTGGTCTCCGAATTACACGTAAAACTAACGACCACTGATCGATCACGGGCACGAGAGCCGGCGTGGGGGTCGGACTGGGAGTCGGAACTGTGCTCGACGGACATGGGCGACACACACCTACACCGGACACCCACAAAAGCGTCAGTCAGTCGGGCGTCAGACGGGTTTAACGGCCTTCGATTTCGAGCGCCGTTGATCGAGCAGGCAGTGTTCGAGTCGGCGCGACTCGCGTGGACCGCCGTAACCGACTGTTCCGGGAACCCCGAAACCCCCACTCAGAGGTGGTCGAGAACGCCCGCAGTCTCGGCCGGCACCGGCTCTGGCTCGCGACCCGCAGCGGCCGCCGCGTCGGGGTCCTTGAGCAGGTGGCCCGTCGTCAGGCAAGCGACGCGTTCGTCTTCGGTGACGATCCCCTCCTCGCGAAGCTTTCGGAGGCCCGCGACGGAGGCTGCAGAGGCCGGCTCGACGCCGATCCCCTCGCCTGCGAGGTCGCGCTGGGCGTCGGTAATTTCCTCGTCGGTAACCGAAATCGCGGTGCCACCAGTTTCGCGGATCCCCGGCAACGCCTTCGGCGCGTTGACCGGGTTCCCGATTCGGATCGCCGTCGCGCGCGTCTCTACGTCGTCCCAGCGGCGAACTTCGTCCGCGCCGTTCTCGATCGCTTCGACCATCGGAGCCGCGCCCTCGGCTTGCACGCCGACCAGTTTCGGAACCTCGTCCTCCTCGAGTGCCCCCGCCTGCACGAGTTCGCGGAAGGCCTTGTACAGCGCCGACGTGTTGCCGGCGTTGCCGACCGGGAGCACGATCCGGTCCGGAACCGTGTCGTAGTCCGCGAGGAAGCCCTCCAGAATCTCGAGGCCGATGGTCTTCTGGCCCTCGAGTCGGAACGGGTTCAGCGAGTTCAGCAGGTAGGCCTCGCCCTGCCCGGCTAACTCCTGGACGATGTCGAGACAGGCGTCGAAGTTGCCGTCGACCTCCAGAATGCGTGCGCCGTGGAGGCTCGCCTGGGCGACCTTTCCGGCGGCGACCTTTCCCGCGGGGAGGAGCACCAGCGTCTCCATCCCGCCGCGGGAGCCGTAGGCTGCAAGCGCGGCGCTCGTGTTGCCCGTCGAGGCGCAGGCGAGTCGGTCGACGCCGAGTTCCCTCGCGACGGCGACGCCGACGGTCATGCCGCGGTCCTTGAACGATCCCGTCGGGTTCATCCCCTCGTGTTTGATCCGCAGCGCCTCGAGTCCTAGATCGGCTTCCAGACTGGGAACGTCGTACAGCGGCGTCGCACCCTCCTGGATCGAGACGCCCGACGGGAGCGGGAGCGCGTCGGCGTAGCGCCAGACGCCCTGGTCGGGGTCCGCGGCGGCCGCGAAGTCCTCGAAGGTCGGCAGGTCGTCGTAGCGCACCTCGAGCAGGCCGTCGCACTCGTCGCAGGTGTAGCGGACGTCCGCGAACGGCGCGAACGTCTCGCCGCACTCGATGCACTCGAGCCAGACACCGTCCTCGGCGTCGGCGGGCGCTGCCGGCTGGTCGGCAGAGAGACTGAGACTCATTATGTTCTGTCCGACGGGAAGGGGGCGATCGGCAAAAAGGACGTGGATACGGCAGATACCCGCGGAGTAGCGCTGCTCGCGGATCACCGTCTCAAAAAATGGTCGCCCGTGCCACTCGTGTGGTGGTGGCGATCGTGCGCTGCACCGCTGTCGTGCCCGAATCTGTGAGCAATCCCCCTACATCAGGATGAGTCCCATCAGCATCGCGGGACCGATCAGCATGATGAACACTGCGAGTAGCAGTTTGAATGACATGCTGGTCAAACGTGATTTTGTTCCAATACATAATGATTTCTGATCGTTCACGGCGATGCCAGCGTCACCGGAACGGAAATACCGTATTATCACGAGAAAACCAGCAGTTGACTCGAGTTGGGTCGAGATCTGAATCGGGCGTTACTCGAGTAGCCAGTGCAACAGCGCCTTCTGGGCGTGCAGGCGATTTTCAGCCTGGTCGAAGACGATCGACTGGTCGCTCTCGATCGCCTCGTCCGTGATCTCCTCGCCGCGGTGGGCCGGCAGACAGTGCATCACCGACGCGTCGGGGGCGTGTGCGAGCAGATCCGAACAGACCTGGAAGCCCTCGAAGGCATCCATACGCACGTCGCGCTCGTCCTCCTGGCCCATGCTGATCCAGACGTCGGTGTAGATGATGTCGGCGTCCGTGACTGCCTCGACGGGGTCGTGCGTGACCGTCGGATCGCCGCCGAGTTCCCGCGCTCGGTCGATAACTGCGTCGTCCATGCTGTAGCCCGGTGGCGTTGCGACGGTGACGTCCATGTCGGTCATCGCAGCGCCGATGACGAACGACTGGCCGACGTTGTTGCCGTCACCGACCCAGGCCACTGAGACGTTCTCGAAGCCACCCATCTCCTCGCGAATCGTCAGCAGATCCGCGAGCGTCTGGCAGGGGTGGGCGTCGTCGGTGAGCCCGTTGATGATCGGGACCGACGAGTGCTCCGCGAGCACCTCGATGTTCTCGTGTCTGAACACGCGCGCCATCACGGCGTCGACGTACCGCGAGAGCGTTCGCGAGGTGTCCTTCAGCGGCTCGCCGCGGCCGAGCTGGATGTCGTCCTCGCCGAGGAAGACGGCGTGCCCACCGAGTTGCGTCATTCCCGTCTCGAAGGAGACACGCGTGCGCGTACTCGGCTTCTGGAAGATCATCCCGAGCGTCTGGCCGGAGAGTGCCTCGTGGGCTGTCCCCTCCTGCTGGGCTCGCTTGAACTCCGCCGCTCGAACGAGGACCGTAAGCAGTTCCTCGTGCGAGAGGTCATCGATTTCGAGGAAGTGTCTCGGCTGCGATGCGTCCGTCTGCGAGTCGGATATCTTGGAATCTGCGTCTGTGTTTGCGTCTGTGTCTCCCATCAGTCCTCACCTCCAGTAAGCGTCGTCGCGACACGGCTTAGCACCGCGACGGACTGGTCGAATTCGGCAAGCGAAAGGCGTTCGTCGGGCGCGTGATCCAGGTCGGAGTTACCGGGACCGTAGGTCGCCATCGGACACTCCCACGCGCCGGCGTACAGATTCATGTCGCTGGTCCCGGTCTTGCGCAGGAGTCGCGGCTCGCCGTCCTCCTTGCGGATCGCCGCACGGAACGCGCGAGCGACTTCGGTGCGCGGGCTCTCCATCACCGGCGGAATCGGCTCGGCCCACGAGACGGTACCGTACTCGAGTTCGGCCTCTGCAGTCTCGCGGACGGTCTCGATGTCAAGCGCGGGCGGGACCCGAAGCTGGGCGTCGAGGGTGGCCTCGACGGAGAGGCCGTCGTCGGTGACGCCGCCGTCGATGGCGACGGGTTTGGTGGTGACGCGCTCGAAGACGGGTTGGTACTCATCTTGCTTGAACGCCGATTCGACGCGCGTCCACCAGTTCGTCGCGTGCTGAATCGCGTTCGGTTCGGGACGAGAGGTGTGGCCGGACTCGCTGGTCGCAACGTAGGTTCCCGAGAGGAAGCCGCGGTAGCCAAGCGTGATGCCCGTCGTTCCACTCGGTTCGCCGTTGACGACGGCGTCGGGGGCCTCGCGGTCCGCGACGAGATGGCGTGCGCCGCGGGAGTTGGTCTCCTCGCCGACGACGCCGACGAACGAGACGCCTGTGTGTACTGCGGCTGCGGCCATGGCGGCCAGCGGTCCCGTCGCGTCGACGCTGCCGCGGCCCCAGAGCACGTCTTCGCCGGTCTCCTCAGCGACTTCTGCCTCGACATCGGTCTCGTCCGCGGGCTCGACTTCGACTGGAATCTCACCGGGCACAGTGTCGATGTGCGAGGTGAGCAATACCGAGTCGTCAGCCGGTGCACGCACGTTGCCAGCAGCATCGAGCCAGACCTCGCGGTCGTAGGTTTCGAAGAACTCGACGAGGCACTCTGCGGCCGCACGCTCCTCGCCAGAGGGCGACGGCGTCGAGACGAGGTCGATCAGCAGTTGGCGGGCATCGTCGGTCGAGACGGCCGTAGCGTCGGTATCGGCGTCTGCATCAGAGTCAGAGTCGATATCTGTATCCGTCATCGTCGAACTCATGACTCCGCCTGCGCCTCGGCTTCGGGCGCGAGCACGTCCGCGAGCGCCGTCACAACCTGGTCTGCGGCCGCCTCGTCGACCACGAGCGGCGGCAGCAGGCGAACGACCGAACGACCGGCCGGCAGCGCGAGAATCTGGTGCTCGAGTGCGAGGTCGCGAAGCACGCCGTTCGCCCCGCGTTTCACCTCGACGCCGAGCAGCAGGCCCTCGCCGCGAACGTCCCGGAGCGGCACGTCGAGCGCGGCGAGTTCGTCCTGCAGGTAGCCGCCGATTTCGGCGGCGTTCCCCGGCAGATCCTCCTCGACGACCACGTCGAGCGTGGCGTTCGCTGCAGCCGAAACGAGGGGGTTGCCAGAGAACGTCGAGCCGTGTGGGCCAGACGCCTCTGCGATCCAATCCGCACAGAGCGTCGCGCCCATCGGAAGCCCGCTCGCGATTCCCTTCGCGGTCGTCAGGATGTCGGGCGTCACGCCGGAGCCCTCGCAGGCCCAGAACTCGCCCGTACGGCCAATTCCGGTCTGTATTTCGTCGAAGATCAGTGCAGTATCGGTCGCCTCGGTGGCCTCACGCGCCGTCTCGAGGTAGTCCTGTGGTGCGGGATGGATGCCACCCTCGCCCTGAATCGGTTCGAGAATCACCGCCGCGGTGTCGTCGTCGACGGCGGACTCGAGTTCCCCTGCATCACCGTACGTCACAAACTCGACCTGGTCCTCGAGCAACGGCTCGAACGGCTTCTTGTACTTGGGTTTCCAGGTCGCCGACAGGGTGCCGGCGGTGCGGCCGTGGAAGGCGCGCTTGGCGGCAACGATCTTCGTGCCGTCGGTGGCGCTCCTGGCGAACTTCAGCGCGGCCTCGTTGGCCTCGGTACCGGAGTTACAGAGCCAGACGTTTTCGATGCCGTCGGGTGCGAGTGCCCCCAGTTTCTCGTGGAGATCAGCACGCGCCTGGACGGGATAGGAACCCTGCACGTACAGCAGTTCGCCGGCCTGCTTCTGGACTGCCTCGACCACGTCCGGATGGCAGTGGCCGGTTGGCGTACAGGCGTAGCTCGCGCCGAAGTCCAGATAGTCGGTGCCGTTCTCGGCGGTGAGCGTCGCGCCCTCGCCGGTTGCGATGCTGATCGGTTTCTCGGAGAAGACGAATCCGCTCATTGTGTTGGCTCCGCTGTCGTGTCCGCATCGGCTGTTTCAGTGTCATCGAGCACACCGGGCTCGAGTGTCGTTCCTTCGCCTGCGAGCGCGCTCGTGATCGGGTCGTCCGCGTTCGCCGACGCAACCGTGACCGAGGTCGCGCCGCCTTCCAGGGCCTCCTCGGCTGCCATGACCTTCTTCGTCATGAATCCCTCCGCGGCTGTCTTGACGGTCTCGAACGCTTCGGGCGTCGCGGCTGCGTCGATCTTCGTCGACTCGTCGTCGGGGTCCTCGTAGATGCCCGAGACGTCCGTCAGGACGACCAGGTCGGCCTCGAGTGCCCCCGCAATTGCGGCGGCCGCGCGGTCGGCGTCGGCGTTGACCGCCGTATAGCCGCCGTCTCGCGAGCCCTGCTCGCTCGAGTTATCCGCGGAACGTCGTTCCGCGCTCTCTTTTTCGCGTCCGAGCACCGGGACCGAGACAACTGGCGTGTAGCCGCCCGCGAGGATCGTCTCGAGTAGGTCTGCGTTCACGGACTCGATCGTGCCCGAGTGATCGCCACGTTTGATCTTCTTCTTTCCATCCTCCTTGACGCGGACGGCCGACTTGCGCTTGCCTTCGAGTAGTTTGCCGTCAGTGCCCGAGAGGCCCACAGCGTTCACGCCCTCGTTGTGCAGGCGCTCGACCAGATCGGTGTTGAGCTTGCCGGGCATGACCATCTTGAAGACGTCCATGGTGTCTTCGTCCGTAAAGCGACCGACGACACCGCCGGGCGTCTCGACATACGTTGGGTCCTGACCGAGGTCCTCGAGTGTCTCGTCGACGGCGGTCGAGCCACCGTGGGTGAGGACGACGTCCTCTCCGTCTTCGACGAGGGAGGCGACATCTGCGAGTGCGCCTTCGGGATCGACGGCGCGTGCGCCACCGATCTTGACGACGGTTGTCATGGTGCCCCCACGGGATGCAGTCCCGTAAACTCGAGTCCGGCCGTCTCCTCGAAGCCGAGCGCAACGTTCGCGGCGTGGACCGCCTGTCCCGCCGAGCCCTTCATCATGTTGTCGATCGCCGAGAAGACGACGACGCGTTTGTTCGAGGGATCGAGTTCGAACCCGACCTCGGCGAGGTTCGTGCCGGCGACGGACTTGGGTTCCGGATACCGATACACACCGGAGCCGCCCGCCGCCATGCGGACGAACGGTTCGTCCTCGTAGCAGCCACGATAGGCCTTCCAGAGGTCGCCCTTCGAGACTGGCGAACTGGGGAAGACGTGACTCGTCGCGCTTGCACCGCGAACCATGTCCACGGCGTGGCAGGTAAACGCCACCGAGGTGCCGAGGAACTGCTCGATCTCGGCCTCGTGGCGGTGGCCCGTCGGCGCGTAGGGGCGGACGACGCCCGAGCGCTCGGGGTGGCTCGAAGCCTCGCCGCCGCCCGCACCGCCTTCGGAGGAGCCGACCTTCACGTCGACGACGACCTGTTCTCCACCGTCGAGGATGTCGTGCTCGAACAGCGGGTACAGCCCGAGGATAGTCGCGGTGGCGTTACAGCCGCCGCCCGCGATGAGGTCCGCGCCAGCGAGGTTCTCGCGGTTGATCTCGGGCAGCGCGTACTCTGCCTTCTCCAGGTACTCCGGCGCGTCGTGGCCGTCGTACCACTCGACGTACTGCGCTTCAGTGTCGAGGCGGAAGTCCGCCGAGAGGTCGACCACCGTCTCCGCGATGTCGAAGAAGTCGTCCACCTGTCCCATCGAGACGCCGTGTGGCGTCGCGGCGAACAGAACGTCGACGCTCTCCAGATCCTCGGGTTCGGTAAAGCGCAGGTCCGTCCCGCGAAGTGGCGGGTGGACGGAGCCGACGCTCTTGCCGGCCTTCGAACGGCTGGTGACCTCCGCGATTTCGAAGTTCGGGTGGCCGGCGAGCAACCGCAGGAGTTCGCCGCCGGTGAAGCCACTGCCGCCGATGACTGTCGCGGTGACGGTCTCTGTGGCCGCGTCTGTGCTCGCATCGG
The DNA window shown above is from Natrialba magadii ATCC 43099 and carries:
- a CDS encoding A24 family peptidase C-terminal domain-containing protein; translation: MSLAFISATGPDLLRLLALPVFAWTAVRDIKTRRVSSTVWIPLTVLGAILLVWDGWLAWHAGAVGWSHQFIYEFVVPATVSLGLVVPIAYLFWWFGGFGGADAKALLVLALLFPTLPSYTIGSWSFPLVETPIGTFSFTILTNAVIVALAIPLLLAIRNAASGRIRREMFLGWPIAWERLPETPGWLMEEPNGTTSRGLDLDALRMYLRWRGCTLEKLRTDPEHYRDPATLPAEPNPPTDGAVAVETDGGVSAAAPETGDGDATERSPPEPNEDVPSGATTDDPWGAESFLEDIEGTAYGTTPDQLRAGLETITTKETVWISPGTPFLVPIFLGMLLAVLYGDLLFGVLGLF
- a CDS encoding type 1 glutamine amidotransferase codes for the protein MTYVRIAVLNAAHEDANTTRNFRRELDASLAEFDVTEGELPTHFEFDALVVTGSRSSVYWDEEWIDATKEWVSEALSRNLPALGICWGHQLLADVLGGTVEDMGSYEVGYSEIEHHGNSRLFEGISQSFTAFTSHADEVSALPPGATPLAENHYSNHGFRKDRVFGVQFHPEYDQKTARELVRRKELDDERRDAVLAEITDENYEAACEAKLVFENFVEYVRELTAEESQTPSATNDDGDSSEPVGHSD
- the thrC gene encoding threonine synthase, which gives rise to MSLSLSADQPAAPADAEDGVWLECIECGETFAPFADVRYTCDECDGLLEVRYDDLPTFEDFAAAADPDQGVWRYADALPLPSGVSIQEGATPLYDVPSLEADLGLEALRIKHEGMNPTGSFKDRGMTVGVAVARELGVDRLACASTGNTSAALAAYGSRGGMETLVLLPAGKVAAGKVAQASLHGARILEVDGNFDACLDIVQELAGQGEAYLLNSLNPFRLEGQKTIGLEILEGFLADYDTVPDRIVLPVGNAGNTSALYKAFRELVQAGALEEDEVPKLVGVQAEGAAPMVEAIENGADEVRRWDDVETRATAIRIGNPVNAPKALPGIRETGGTAISVTDEEITDAQRDLAGEGIGVEPASAASVAGLRKLREEGIVTEDERVACLTTGHLLKDPDAAAAAGREPEPVPAETAGVLDHL
- the argF gene encoding ornithine carbamoyltransferase encodes the protein MGDTDANTDADSKISDSQTDASQPRHFLEIDDLSHEELLTVLVRAAEFKRAQQEGTAHEALSGQTLGMIFQKPSTRTRVSFETGMTQLGGHAVFLGEDDIQLGRGEPLKDTSRTLSRYVDAVMARVFRHENIEVLAEHSSVPIINGLTDDAHPCQTLADLLTIREEMGGFENVSVAWVGDGNNVGQSFVIGAAMTDMDVTVATPPGYSMDDAVIDRARELGGDPTVTHDPVEAVTDADIIYTDVWISMGQEDERDVRMDAFEGFQVCSDLLAHAPDASVMHCLPAHRGEEITDEAIESDQSIVFDQAENRLHAQKALLHWLLE
- a CDS encoding [LysW]-lysine hydrolase produces the protein MSSTMTDTDIDSDSDADADTDATAVSTDDARQLLIDLVSTPSPSGEERAAAECLVEFFETYDREVWLDAAGNVRAPADDSVLLTSHIDTVPGEIPVEVEPADETDVEAEVAEETGEDVLWGRGSVDATGPLAAMAAAAVHTGVSFVGVVGEETNSRGARHLVADREAPDAVVNGEPSGTTGITLGYRGFLSGTYVATSESGHTSRPEPNAIQHATNWWTRVESAFKQDEYQPVFERVTTKPVAIDGGVTDDGLSVEATLDAQLRVPPALDIETVRETAEAELEYGTVSWAEPIPPVMESPRTEVARAFRAAIRKEDGEPRLLRKTGTSDMNLYAGAWECPMATYGPGNSDLDHAPDERLSLAEFDQSVAVLSRVATTLTGGED
- a CDS encoding aspartate aminotransferase family protein, producing the protein MSGFVFSEKPISIATGEGATLTAENGTDYLDFGASYACTPTGHCHPDVVEAVQKQAGELLYVQGSYPVQARADLHEKLGALAPDGIENVWLCNSGTEANEAALKFARSATDGTKIVAAKRAFHGRTAGTLSATWKPKYKKPFEPLLEDQVEFVTYGDAGELESAVDDDTAAVILEPIQGEGGIHPAPQDYLETAREATEATDTALIFDEIQTGIGRTGEFWACEGSGVTPDILTTAKGIASGLPMGATLCADWIAEASGPHGSTFSGNPLVSAAANATLDVVVEEDLPGNAAEIGGYLQDELAALDVPLRDVRGEGLLLGVEVKRGANGVLRDLALEHQILALPAGRSVVRLLPPLVVDEAAADQVVTALADVLAPEAEAQAES
- a CDS encoding acetylglutamate/acetylaminoadipate kinase, encoding MTTVVKIGGARAVDPEGALADVASLVEDGEDVVLTHGGSTAVDETLEDLGQDPTYVETPGGVVGRFTDEDTMDVFKMVMPGKLNTDLVERLHNEGVNAVGLSGTDGKLLEGKRKSAVRVKEDGKKKIKRGDHSGTIESVNADLLETILAGGYTPVVSVPVLGREKESAERRSADNSSEQGSRDGGYTAVNADADRAAAAIAGALEADLVVLTDVSGIYEDPDDESTKIDAAATPEAFETVKTAAEGFMTKKVMAAEEALEGGATSVTVASANADDPITSALAGEGTTLEPGVLDDTETADADTTAEPTQ
- the argC gene encoding N-acetyl-gamma-glutamyl-phosphate reductase → MAVGTDADASTDAATETVTATVIGGSGFTGGELLRLLAGHPNFEIAEVTSRSKAGKSVGSVHPPLRGTDLRFTEPEDLESVDVLFAATPHGVSMGQVDDFFDIAETVVDLSADFRLDTEAQYVEWYDGHDAPEYLEKAEYALPEINRENLAGADLIAGGGCNATATILGLYPLFEHDILDGGEQVVVDVKVGSSEGGAGGGEASSHPERSGVVRPYAPTGHRHEAEIEQFLGTSVAFTCHAVDMVRGASATSHVFPSSPVSKGDLWKAYRGCYEDEPFVRMAAGGSGVYRYPEPKSVAGTNLAEVGFELDPSNKRVVVFSAIDNMMKGSAGQAVHAANVALGFEETAGLEFTGLHPVGAP